The sequence CATTAAACAGATTGCTCAAAAAGGATAAGTCTAAGAACAGCAAGAATAATAAAACATTCGACTGGAACTACGATTGTCAAAAAGCCTTTGATATTTTAAAGAGAGATTTAATCAGTCccagaattttacaatatcctGATTTTTCCAAACGGTTTATCCTCACCACTGACGCATCTGACATTGCAGCGTCTGCAATTTTGTCACAGGGTACTGTTGGTGAAGATTTACCAGTTTCTTATGCTAGTAAATCATTTACAAAAGGAGAGAAAAATAGGGCTACAATCAAAAAGGAGTTCACAGCCATTCATTGGGGAATTAAACATTATAGACCATATCTGTGgggaagaaaatttttaatcgtCACAGATCATAAACCCCTTGTACACTTGTTCAGTCTAAAAAATCCTTCTTCTAAATTAGTGCGTATGAGGTTAGATCTGGAAGAGTATGATTTTGAAATTGTGTACAAACCAGGCAAAGAAAATGTAAACGCCGACGCATTGAGTAGAATTCGTATTGATTCCgattatttaaaatcaatttttgtattGCCAGTGCAAACTCGTAGTATGGTCCGAAGAGAGAATCAATTGACAACTGATCAAATACCTGGAAGGATATGTTCTTCATCTGACGCTGAGACTGATCAACTCAGATCTTATGAGGTAACAAGTCTTTCAGAAATATCTAATATTactgaattaatttttactgcAGAAGGTAACACGTCATCGTCAATTGGAGGTAGCGCGCGctacaaaattaataaatcgaaatatgagaTTCGAATTGCAGCTCAGTACACAGATCTAGCTTTAGAGCATGATCTTTTTCTGGCTGACAATAAATGTAAATCATTGCAGATAAATGAGCTTTCATTATcaatgaaaaatacaatttttcaacatatcacggttgaaaattttaaaatatctgcTAATAAAGTGTTGCAAcaccttaaaattttattatacctTCCTCCAATTGTAATAACagataaaaataaagtaaaagaaattctaaaacagCACCATGTGAGTCCAATAGGAGGCCACATAGGTCAGAATAGGCTTCTCAGGAAGCTCAAAGAATTCTATCGATGGCATAATATGGGAAAAGATATTGCAGAATTTGTTAGAAATTGTGATCATTGTCAAAGGAATAAAAGTACTGTTTTAACAAAAGAGCCTATGGAAATCACAGGAACTCCTCAAGGAAGTTTTGACTTGGTGTCAATCGACACAGTAGGTCCATTCGTTAGGTCATTAAATGGTAACAGATACGCATTGTCTTTACAGTGTGATCTTAcgaaatttatttgtttaataCCTATTATAGACAAAGAAGCCAATACTATCACAGCTAAGGCTATCacagaaaaatttatattaaaatatggCTTAATGAAATCTCTTAAAACTGATATGGGAACTGAATTTCTAAacgaaatttttcgaaaagttTGTGAAGTACTCGAAATAAATCACATTCATTCCACACCATATCATCATCAAAGTCTTGGAGGAGTAGAAAGAAGCCACAAGActatgaatgaatttttaagatcATACATTAGCGAACATGGAGATAATTGGGATGATTGGATGCCTTATTTCGAATTTTGCTATAATACGACTCCAACTATCCACAATTATACCCCTTTTCAGTTATTGTATGGAAAATGCGCcaatttttcaaatactttagCCAATAATGACACAATTCAACCTATTTACAATTATTATGATACTTATTATAACGAATTAAAGTTTAAGCTCAATAAAACTATAGAATTTGTGCGAAATAAATTAGATAAGGAAAAACATATCTCTAAACGTTATTACGACAGAAACACTAATCATAAGGATTTTTCAGTTAATGATTTAGTTTTgcttaaaacttttaataataagaaattgGACGCTGTATTTAAAGGTCCGTATAAAAATATTGAGAGATTGGGAGTTAATAGTAAGATTTTTGATTATAAGAAAGGTAGCAGTAAGATTGTACATAATaacttacttaaattttattattcaaattaaatgtAGGGGAATTGCCGGCATAATACCTTTGCATAATACCTTTGCATAATACCTTTGCATAATACCTTTGTATAATACCTTTGCATATACCAAAATACAATATACTATAAGTTCATTCCTATAAAATGTTACAATCATACTTATTAcatacttattaaaaaaaaaggaaaagaaaaaaatatatataaaaaaaaaataaaatgggataatCAAATGTTATTCAtttagatgtaaaaaaaaatataataaaacaaaAGAGTCATTTCAGAAgcaatatatatattattttatacCTATAATAGCAAaacgaaaatgtaaaaaaaaaaagaaaaaaaatgtaaattttttctcCTTCGAAAGGGGGAGGTGTAGCATAAGCATAAGCGTATGCACTTTGTAAAAACACCGATCAGTCAATAAATGTACATCGAAGAGAGTAGAAGGTTTTTAATATCGAACCTGCACACGACACTTGAATTCTTCTTCAGTGTACTTACAGTTGCCGGAACAATGTATAGTTGAGCATCCTTCTTCACGTTAGACAAACGATGGGCTTCATCAATGAGGAAATCAATGTTGATCTTCTCTGACTTTTCCGTCTCCAATTTTGCCAATAATTGCTGTCTGACAAACAGGTGTCTATCGCTCCGGATGCTGATGCAGAACATGAGGGCTTTGAACTGATCCGGAGTGCAGTCACTGATCTGGAAGTCCTCACACATGCTATTAATGAGCCCTCCGTGCGTGCCCCACTCCTCAGATTCGTCCATGGTATACTGCAAGCACTTTCTCCGTACAGAGATTCTCCCTTGCCGAACAGTCGAGTAAGTCTCTGGATGTTCTCCTCGAAAGGTAGTTCAGCGGGATCACGTGGTCGAAGAAGATTTGCGTATCTAGCATACGCTGAAGCATCCAGTCTGCGTAGAAGAAGCCGGACACGTGCAGATTTCGTCAAATTCTTGCCAACCTCCAAGAAAGTCGTCTTGAAACGGTTGTACCAAGTCTCAAAGGTGACATTCTGTTCCGGAGAATGTGTGAAAGGGGTGATAGCACGTGTCAGTGCCTCAACTTCCGGTGCAGCGCATGGTCCAGCACTcgcatttctctcagtgaattttATTTCGATCAGGGTTTCAATCGCCTTCAGAAAACCCTTGAACTGGTCTCCAGGTTCAACCATCCCGATCGCCAATGTGTTATGGCTTACCTGGGGAAGACAGGGAATTATTTAGATAAATCTTTATCCCAGCCTTCGTTGCCGATTTGCTCTGCATGTCTATTGGGGTCAAACTCGCTGAGCGGAGAGAAAAACTCACTCTTAATAAGAAATACACTTTTATTCAACTTAGTAAAATGACTTTTAATACAGTGGTTGAAGACCGACAAAGAAGAAGTGAAATGTAGGTTAGGGCGCACTTCTTTATAACCTTGTTGTTCCGCGTCGGAACACTAGGCGCGCCCATATTTGTGGCGGATTGACCGCGCTGCCCTCTAACATTAAACAAACGAAAactacttgaaaaaaaaatgaataattaaacttTACATACTTCACGATACATAGAAAAAATCACAGCAATATATATCTAATTACATAAATGAACAGAATAGTTTTTTTCTCATCCATAATCTTAGCCATGGTTTCCCTGCTGGACACATGTCTCATGGTATGTGGAAGATCAtctgaaattaaaaagaaacaccGAATTTCAGAAAGTGTGGTATAATAATTTCTCATGCCAGAAATTATATCAAAGCTGTTAATATGTTACACATGTAAGAGAAAAACATTGTTCTTACCTCAGTCCTAGGGGAAATAAATCCTCTTGTACCGTATAAACGCGGTGGCTGTGCAGACAGGACAGTTCTGTGTACTCTCGGCACATGCCTCGCACGCAAAAATATGCCCGCAAGGCTTAAAGaccacatcaatttcatccccataGCCACGGtttactatattcctggatagtaggtagatATGTTTGTGtcccatagtagtgcaaacaaagtgaataaaagtacgAACAAAGACGTCGTCGTATCCTTGCTTCTTGATAATCTCGAGACTGAAAGTCACTTAAATCCTACATTTTCATTCCTCAGCATCAAATCGCATCATTCCTGGGTgcacttttatttaatttgtttgcactactatgagaCACAAAAAtctctacctactatccaggaatatagtaatccgtgcCATAGCACATTCTGCACAGTAGTGGTGTCTCAGCCTGGGGTGACTGGGGGCTAATCAGTGCTGTCGGTGGTGGTGGAGTAGGGCTGCGGAGTACTATCTCAGCCACCCTCGGGAAGCATTCCTGCACATTAATTCCAGTGGTGAAGAGATGCCGTAGAAATAATTCCTTTTGACGCCTCGTCAACACTGTACCGCCTAACACGGCGGCCTAGATTTTTTAATGATTGTGTACTGAAGGGGGTATATATCGCACCCCTTCAACAAGTTTATTAACTCCTGTACATTTTTCCTCTGCACAATTAAATGCAACATTTCACCAATGCTTTTTCCTTTCACATATAGTTTCACTAAGTTTTTAAAAACCACAGCGTCACTTACAGTGTTTTCACTGTTTACACTTGTCATTTTTAACTGGATTTTTTTCAGATGTTTCACTTTCTGACACACGAATAgaactaaataatttttcaacatcCAGTCTATTTAAATAACAAGGATATTTAATAACTATAGCCAGCCCATCGCTTTTTCCACATAAGCAAAGTGTTGGATGTCCATGCAGTTATCGTATTAATAAATGAGCCATAGCTCATGgactttatgaaatatcatccaGAATATACTCTCACTCAGGTATCATATGGAAATGAAAAATGTAATCTAAAAcattttatgaattaaaattttattataattgaaGAGAATGTGATTTCTATAATATATCTGATGGATTGTGTCAATTAGGACGTCCAAAATGTCTATATTTCCCATTGTTTAAAAATGCATCCAAAATTTTGAAGCGCACTTTCTCCACATCTTATTTTTACACATTCTTCGAATCTGCGAGAAAAGaggtaaaaaaaagttatggaTAGATCACAATGAATATTGAACTCCTGTAgctttttactgttcgaactcaaagagaaagcagttatataatcgactttttttttcaactttgcactgttctggagcttaaacggtaagagatatcgacttctggtcttcggtgacctttcctcaaatgacattatctcgtgcccaacctctttatttttccccctcccctttcatacgatccctatccctcaaaaataggtcaaaaatgaggtttttccaattttgcaaaaaatcggcccaaactttttcaatgatttttggatatgtcttagagctagccctggcgaacatttcgtccacacatctctatgaccggaaaattcgccattttgaattattgaaggtcaaagttcaatcactttggaggatccgtttttcaaccgatttggttaaatttggatattttggaaagatattgaaattttcaacacgactgcatcggtaatgaatcaattaataaccgattttagaataattttacatctcaTTGAAGCCAAATCTCTAGAAGAGATAAATGACTGAACTGTTCTACTAAGATCTCAGAAGCAAGAGCGGCTTATGGTTGATAGCTGTGGCCACAAACCACTGCTCCGATCGGGATCCAAGAGAACACTGACTCCAATGTCTCGGGCCCGACTCTCAAAGAGCGAAGGGAGGTCATTGTTAATACTACAACCTCTCCTTCTGGCATACAATTACCTACTCTCAGCGCTCTGTTGCGGAAAATAGGGATTTTAGTGCTACATTCGGCCATACCTGACTGAGTGACGTCCCTGGCACTGGCTCAGCTGCATGAACGACCGCCATACTACCCTACTATTGGGAAGTCCGGGTTCATGACGTCGAGTCGTTGCCTCTGTCGCTTAGCCAACCGAAGAGTAGCTTATCATGAAATGTCTATCAGAAGTAGCATTTCATAAAACAAACCCATCAAGTTGATCAGACTTGATTATATACCCTGGGCTTGGGGTTAGCACGTATGTACAACTGTTCACTTTTTAGTTGTAGTGCTATTCATACAACTGTTCACTTCTTAGTTGTATCACACTTCGGCACAATTCTTCACTTCTTAACTGTGCTCCACAATAATTGCATCATGTCTGGTGCAGCATTAATACACTAACACCAGGCAGGACTACAATTATCCAGTCAATTGACTATCAACCATTTTTGCTAATACAAAAGCAATTGAGAATCATTGACTACACCTTTAATGGACTGAACTTCAATTTCTGTCATTAACCACCACCCGCCCATTCAGTACGTCTACCGGACTAAAGGAGGGAATCAACTGATAAGTCATAAAACCTCAATGGCAATCGTTAAATTTGACAGAACCTTTCAATGTGAATAGGAAATTTTACTTCATTCTTTAGTATTCAGAAAATAACAAAGAAATACATAAGTAATTCAGATATCTTACAGTCCATTCATTCCGAGTCTGTCTGCTCAGACCCAACCTCATACTCTTCCATCTCCAAAGCACTGCGATCACCCCATGGTTTCATTTTGTCAGCAGCGTAAACTGAGTGGAAAGGTTTGTTCGTCAGTTGCGTGGTGAGGGTATCGGTCACTTCATATCGATCCCTTCCTAGATCCTTCTTCACAACATAGGGTCCCCTGAATCGATGTGACATCTTTCTACTCGATCCGGTAGCAGGAGCATCCCAACGAACAAGGACAAGGTCTCCTTCCTTGTATTTGTGAGGTTTCAGGTGTTCATCATTGTGCTTCTTGGCTTGTTTTGACTCCAACTGTTGCACTCGTTTAGCTGTCGCCTCCCGAAGGTCAGCCACAGAGATGTTGGAATCATTACAAGTATCCTCCATGATGGCATTGGCCAGAATTTTTCCCAAGACATTTCGAGGTCGAAATCCAAAGAGCAACTCTTGAGGAGAATGACCAGTAATTCGATTTTTAGAGGAATTCATGTACCATTGTACCGTAGGAAGATTCTTGTACCAATCCTTCCCATCTTCATTCTCACTCATGGCTTTCAAGGAATCTCCCACAACTCTGAAACACCTCTCCGCTTGTCCATTTCCTCTTGGTGTCTTGGCTGCCACCAAAGCAAGCTTGATCTCTCTGTCACGACAATATTCCTCAAATGCCTTTGACGTGAAGGCTGTGCCCCTATCGGACAGTATCACCGAGGGATACCCAAACAATTGGCTAATCTCTTCCATAACTTTGATAACCCCGCTGTATTGGCGGACTTCACAGACCTTAGAATTGTATACTTCGTGAAAGCATCCACAACATGATCACAGCTTCCTTTGGCTCGTGGATAAGGGCCACTATGGTCCATGTGAATCACTTTAAATGGCACTGGTGACTTGTCAATGGTATGTAGTTCTACACGAGTCTCATCTACTCCTCTCTTTGTCTGACAACACGATATACATCCATCAACGTACTTCTTAATCATTGACCTCATCCTCGGCCAATGAAAATCTTTAGATATTTTCTAGAGTGCGTTGAAATGCCGGATGTCCACTCCTATCATGTCCTTGGTGCATGATGTTGAAACGCATTCCACGTGGCACACAGAATTTCAAACCCTCGGCTGTTTTCCGGAACAATCTTTCTCCTTTCAACTCATACGTTTTGAGAATATTCTCCTTGTATTCATGGTCTTCATAGACCCCGTCCAGAACTTTCTTAATTTGAACCAGGTCTCCATCTTGAGTTTGTAAGGATGCCACCcaatcaaaattattcaaaacaaGGAGCACTTCCTTATCAACTTCTTGATTTGCAATCAGAGGATTCCTACTGAGGAAATCAGCATGACGCATACGGGTTCCATTCCGAAAATGAAGCTCAAAATCAAATTCTTGAATCTGATACCACCATCGAGCCATTTTGGGAGACATATCTCTTTTCAAGTGCGCTTGTTTCAGTGTGTTGCAATCGGTATATACTTTGAAGGTACGAC comes from Phlebotomus papatasi isolate M1 chromosome 4, Ppap_2.1, whole genome shotgun sequence and encodes:
- the LOC129808569 gene encoding uncharacterized protein LOC129808569; its protein translation is MAVVHAAEPVPGTSLSQVSHNTLAIGMVEPGDQFKGFLKAIETLIEIKFTERNASAGPCAAPEVEALTRAITPFTHSPEQNVTFETWYNRFKTTFLEVGKNLTKSARVRLLLRRLDASAYARYANLLRPRDPAELPFEENIQRLTRLFGKGESLYGESACSIPWTNLRSGISDCTPDQFKALMFCISIRSDRHLFVRQQLLAKLETEKSEKINIDFLIDEAHRLSNVKKDAQLYIVPATV